A stretch of the Actinoalloteichus fjordicus genome encodes the following:
- a CDS encoding SDR family NAD(P)-dependent oxidoreductase, producing MTVSGIEEIEQQAGASAAAASGIDPERLAACLAVLAEVQELPTEHPDAVAVRRATAGIYKTVRKQRRNAKRDAQRVADDAVIAATATGAPGRIDDETRGLPLVSSVQGATAGTYQRARSCYTCKNRYREVDAFYHQLCPSCAELNRSRRDARTDLSGRRALLTGGRAKIGMYIALRLLRDGAHTTITTRFPSDAIRRFTSMPDSADWLHRLRVVGVDLRDPAQVIALADSVREQGPLDILINNAAQTVRRSPGSYAPLAAAESAPLPAGPLPETITFGHSAAVHPAALVGAISESSGSESLTPEVVTALALTADPSAPVRLASGAVVDAGGLVPDLAEHNSWTQHVQEVEPTELLEVQLCNMTAPFILVSRLRPAMAASAARRKYVVNVSAMEGQFSRAYKGPGHPHTNMAKAALNMLTRTSAEEMLTDGILMTSVDTGWITDERPHTLKMRLADEGFHAPLDLVDGAARVYDPIVRGEAGEDLRGCFLKDYAPSPW from the coding sequence ATGACGGTGAGCGGGATCGAGGAGATCGAGCAGCAGGCGGGGGCCTCGGCTGCGGCGGCGTCGGGTATCGATCCGGAGCGCCTAGCCGCCTGTCTCGCGGTGCTCGCCGAGGTCCAGGAGCTGCCGACCGAGCATCCGGACGCCGTGGCGGTACGACGTGCCACCGCAGGCATCTACAAGACTGTCCGCAAACAACGGCGCAATGCCAAGCGGGACGCCCAGCGCGTGGCCGACGACGCGGTGATCGCCGCGACCGCGACCGGCGCCCCTGGACGCATCGACGACGAGACGCGGGGGCTTCCGCTGGTGTCGTCCGTGCAGGGCGCCACCGCAGGCACCTACCAGCGCGCCAGGTCGTGCTACACGTGCAAGAACCGGTATCGCGAGGTGGACGCCTTCTACCACCAGCTCTGCCCGTCCTGTGCCGAGCTGAATCGGAGCAGGCGCGACGCGCGCACGGACTTGAGCGGCAGGCGGGCGCTGCTCACCGGCGGCCGGGCGAAGATCGGCATGTACATCGCGTTGCGGCTGCTACGCGACGGCGCGCACACGACCATCACCACCCGGTTCCCTTCGGACGCGATCCGTCGGTTCACCTCGATGCCCGACAGTGCGGACTGGCTGCATCGGCTGCGCGTCGTCGGTGTCGACCTGCGCGACCCCGCCCAGGTGATCGCGCTGGCCGATTCGGTGCGCGAGCAGGGGCCGCTGGACATCCTGATCAACAATGCCGCGCAGACGGTTCGGCGTTCGCCGGGGTCCTACGCGCCCCTGGCCGCCGCCGAGTCGGCACCGTTGCCTGCCGGACCGCTGCCGGAGACCATCACCTTCGGGCATTCGGCCGCGGTGCACCCGGCGGCCCTGGTCGGCGCGATCAGCGAGTCGAGCGGGAGCGAGTCGCTGACCCCGGAGGTGGTGACGGCGCTGGCCTTGACCGCCGATCCGTCGGCGCCCGTCCGGCTGGCTTCGGGTGCCGTCGTCGATGCGGGGGGTCTCGTGCCGGACCTGGCGGAGCACAACAGTTGGACCCAGCACGTGCAGGAGGTCGAGCCGACGGAGCTGCTGGAAGTGCAGCTCTGCAACATGACAGCCCCCTTCATCCTGGTCAGCAGGCTGCGTCCCGCGATGGCCGCGTCGGCTGCCCGGCGAAAGTACGTCGTCAACGTATCGGCGATGGAGGGTCAGTTCAGCCGCGCCTACAAGGGGCCGGGCCATCCGCACACCAACATGGCCAAGGCTGCGCTGAACATGCTGACCAGGACCAGCGCCGAGGAGATGTTGACGGACGGCATCCTGATGACCAGTGTCGACACCGGCTGGATCACCGATGAGCGTCCGCACACTCTCAAGATGCGACTGGCGGACGAGGGCTTCCACGCGCCGCTCGACCTCGTGGACGGTGCGGCGAGGGTGTACGACCCCATCGTGCGTGGCGAGGCGGGCGAGGACCTCCGGGGCTGCTTCCTGAAGGACTACGCGCCCTCTCCCTGGTGA